The Solanum lycopersicum chromosome 6, SLM_r2.1 genome has a window encoding:
- the LOC101250898 gene encoding protein INVOLVED IN DE NOVO 2-like produces the protein MSHRRSGESGSTNSEFEELQYNTYKDLRDEKVKISRTGKYFKCPYCQDSSREYDSQELLRHSSHIGIDSRSASFRDKARHLGLFKYIDRYIHVDKNTSESSQRRCFELLGEGSQYAKSNPVEPSQVTEKSEGGGNFYPPAATTIEAVDRPVDGAEEPLRREKQDAENRVVLEPPPKSTKDGLQPQPLLASSKPGISKTKDDLIVFPWMGIVANIPVEYKEGQRVGKSGTNLKKLWIEKGFNPLKVHPLWNYKGHTGYAIVEFKGDWSGFMNAIAFEKAFELDGHGKRDWNSVRRPDSNLYAWIARCEDYNAGSSIGTYLRKHGDLKSVSGIQEENKRKDSRLLWTLTNELEMKNKECEEMEKKITRAEVFMDNVMSQKEEMVKNYNEEMEMMRHKAFNQLDDFIREHEKSKMQLEAQKQQLMQQELELRKRETLNESEKRKIQLQKEMNERAILEQRNADEKMLQLAEDHKRVKEQLHKRIIELEANLDQKQALQLQIERLRGSIEVMRHMNEEGDVEAKKKLQSVQEEIKESEEELDSLETLNQALIIKERLTNDEVQEACKELIHGLRESRAFIGVKRMGELDGKPFHAAAKRKFNPKEAAEKAVEICSLWEDYLRDPNWHPYKIIQKGHTAEEIIDDDDEKLKELKAEYGDEVYQSVVTALNELNEHNPSGRYPVPALWHYKEKRIVSLKEGVEHIMKQWKAHKKKLR, from the exons ATGTCTCATAGAAGATCAGGGGAAAGTGGCAGCACTAATTCAGAGTTTGAAGAGCTGCAGTATAATACCTACAAAGATTTAAGAGATGAAAAGGTCAAAATTAGTCGTACTGGGAAGTATTTCAAATGTCCATACTGTCAGGATTCAAGTAGAGAGTATGATTCACAAGAGCTTCTACGGCATTCTTCCCACATTGGTATAGATTCAAGAAGTGCTAGTTTTAGAGACAAGGCTAGACATCTGGGATTGTTCAAGTACATAGATAGGTACATACATGTAGACAAGAACACGTCTGAATCAAGTCAGAGGAGATGTTTTGAGCTATTAGGGGAAGGTTCTCAATATGCCAAGAGTAATCCAGTAGAGCCATCTCAGGTCACTGAGAAGTCTGAAGGTGGAGGAAATTTTTATCCGCCTGCTGCTACGACCATTGAAGCAGTGGATAGACCTGTTGATGGTGCTGAAGAGCCCCTGAGAAGGGAAAAACAAGATGCGGAGAACAGAGTGGTACTCGAACCTCCTCCGAAAAGTACTAAAGATGGTCTGCAACCCCAACCTCTCCTAGCATCTAGTAAGCCAGGTATCAGCAAGACCAAGGATGATCTAATAGTTTTTCCTTGGATGGGGATAGTAGCCAATATTCCTGTTGAGTATAAGGAAGGGCAGCGTGTAGGTAAAAGTGGAACAAATCTAAAAAAGCTATGGATTGAGAAAGGGTTTAATCCACTGAAGGTTCATCCTTTGTGGAACTACAAGGGTCATACTGGATATGCCATTGTGGAATTTAAAGGGGATTGGTCGGGATTCATGAATGCTATAGCATTTGAAAAAGCATTCGAATTAGATGGACATGGAAAAAGAGATTGGAATTCAGTAAGACGTCCAGATAGTAATTTGTATGCTTGGATTGCACGTTGTGAAGATTACAATGCTGGGTCTTCCATTGGTACTTATCTCCGTAAACATGGAGATCTTAAGTCAGTTTCGGGAATACAGGAAGAGAACAAGAGGAAAGATTCAAGGCTACTATGGACCTTGACCAACGAGTTAGAGATGAAGAACAAGGAGTGTGAAGAGATGGAGAAGAAAATAACCAGAgcagaagtttttatggataaTGTGATGAGTCAAAAGGAGGAGATGGTCAAAAACTACAATGAAG AGATGGAGATGATGCGGCATAAAGCGTTCAATCAGCTCGATGATTTCATACGTGAGCATGAGAAAAGCAAAATGCAACTTGAAGctcaaaaacaacaattgaTGCAGCAAGAACTGGAATTGAGAAAACGTGAAACACTGAATGAGAGTGAGAAGAGAAAGATTCAGCTCCAGAAAGAGATG AATGAAAGGGCAATATTGGAGCAGAGAAATGCAGATGAGAAAATGCTGCAATTGGCTGAAGATCATAAG AGAGTAAAGGAACAACttcataaaagaataattgaacTGGAAGCGAACCTTGATCAGAAGCAAGCACTACAGTTGCAGATTGAGCGCTTAAGAGGTTCAATAGAAGTGATGCGACACATGAATGAGGAAGGCGATGTCGAAGCTAAGAAGAAACTGCAGTCAGTTCAAGAAGAAATCAAGGAGAGTGAAGAAGAACTTGATAGCTTGGAAACACTGAATCAAGCTCTAATTATAAAGGAAAGACTTACGAATGATGAGGTGCAGGAAGCCTGTAAAGAATTAATCCAT GGTTTAAGGGAGAGCCGTGCTTTTATCGGTGTCAAGAGAATGGGGGAACTTGATGGGAAGCCATTCCATGCTGCTgccaaaagaaaatttaatccTAAAGAAGCAGCAGAGAAAGCAGTGGAGATATGTTCGTTGTGGGAGGATTACCTGAGGGATCCAAACTGGCATCCTTATAAGATTATCCAAAAGGGTCATACTGCTGAG GAAataattgatgatgatgatgagaaattgaaggAACTAAAGGCCGAATATGGTGATGAAGTTTATCAATCTGTTGTAACTGCGTTAAACGAGTTGAATGAGCATAACCCCAGTGGCAGGTACCCAGTACCTGCGTTGTGGCATTACAAGGAAAAAAGAATTGTGTCATTGAAAGAAGGAGTTGAACACATAATGAAGCAGTGGAAGGCCCATAAGAAGAAATTAAGATAA